Proteins co-encoded in one Arthrobacter globiformis genomic window:
- the typA gene encoding translational GTPase TypA: MSETTTNTAVATAVRSDLRNVAIVAHVDHGKTTLVDAMLKQTNSFAEHNHLEDRVMDSGDLEREKGITILAKNTTVAYNGPSSNGETITINVIDTPGHADFGGEVERGLSMVDGVVLLVDASEGPLPQTRFVLRKALAAHLPVILLVNKTDRPDARIEEVVHESMDLLLGLASDLADEVPDLDLDKILNVPVVYAAAKVGRASLEQPADGTAPENEDLEPLFSAIIEHIPAPTYNPEGVLQAHVTNLDASPFLGRLALLRIYNGTLRKGQQVAWARANGELKTVKITELLATKALERVPAESAGPGEIVAVAGIEEITIGETLTDVENPQPLPLITVDDPAISMTIGINTSPLAGKVKGAKVTARQVKDRLDKELIGNVSIKVLPTERPDAWEVQGRGELALAILVEQMRREGFELTVGKPQVVTKTIDGKVHEPMEHMTIDVPEEYLGAVTQLMAARKGRMTNMANHGTGWCRMEFIVPARGLIGFRTKFLTDTRGAGIAASIAEGYEPWAGPIEYRTNGSMVADRAGVVTPFAMINLQERGSFFVKPTSEVYEGMIVGENSRADDMDVNITKEKKLTNMRAASSDSFENLTPPRELTLEESLEFAREDECVEVTPEDIRIRKVILDSNERAKANRARAKA; encoded by the coding sequence ATGTCTGAAACCACCACCAACACCGCGGTAGCAACTGCAGTTCGCAGTGACCTGCGCAACGTCGCGATTGTGGCCCACGTTGACCACGGCAAGACCACCCTTGTGGACGCCATGCTCAAGCAGACCAACTCCTTTGCCGAGCACAACCACCTCGAAGACCGCGTCATGGACTCCGGTGACCTGGAGCGCGAAAAGGGCATCACCATCCTGGCCAAGAACACCACGGTGGCCTACAACGGACCGTCCTCCAACGGCGAAACCATCACCATCAACGTCATCGACACCCCCGGCCACGCCGACTTCGGCGGCGAAGTGGAGCGCGGGCTGTCCATGGTGGACGGCGTCGTTCTTCTCGTGGATGCGTCTGAGGGCCCGCTGCCCCAGACCCGCTTCGTCCTCCGCAAGGCCCTCGCCGCGCACCTGCCGGTGATCCTCCTGGTCAACAAGACCGACCGCCCCGACGCCCGTATCGAAGAGGTCGTCCACGAGTCCATGGACCTGCTCCTGGGACTGGCCTCCGACCTCGCCGATGAGGTTCCGGACCTGGACCTGGACAAGATTCTCAACGTCCCGGTGGTTTACGCCGCCGCGAAGGTAGGCCGCGCGTCCCTCGAGCAGCCTGCCGACGGCACTGCCCCGGAGAACGAGGACCTCGAGCCGCTTTTCAGCGCGATCATCGAGCACATCCCCGCTCCGACCTACAACCCGGAAGGTGTCCTGCAGGCGCACGTCACCAACCTGGACGCCTCCCCGTTCCTGGGCCGTCTCGCACTGCTGCGCATCTACAACGGCACGCTCCGCAAGGGTCAGCAGGTTGCCTGGGCCCGCGCCAACGGTGAGCTCAAGACCGTCAAGATCACCGAACTCCTCGCCACCAAGGCCCTCGAGCGCGTTCCGGCCGAGTCCGCCGGACCGGGCGAAATCGTCGCCGTCGCCGGCATCGAGGAGATCACCATCGGTGAGACCCTGACCGACGTTGAGAACCCCCAGCCGCTGCCCCTGATCACCGTTGACGATCCCGCGATCTCGATGACCATCGGTATCAACACCTCCCCGCTGGCCGGCAAGGTCAAGGGCGCCAAGGTCACGGCCCGCCAGGTGAAGGACCGCCTGGACAAGGAACTGATCGGTAACGTCTCCATCAAGGTGCTCCCCACCGAGCGTCCGGATGCCTGGGAAGTCCAGGGCCGCGGCGAGCTCGCGCTGGCCATCCTCGTGGAGCAGATGCGGCGTGAAGGCTTCGAGCTCACCGTCGGCAAGCCCCAGGTGGTCACCAAGACCATCGACGGCAAGGTCCACGAGCCGATGGAGCACATGACCATCGACGTGCCCGAAGAGTACCTCGGCGCCGTCACCCAGCTCATGGCCGCGCGCAAGGGCCGCATGACCAACATGGCCAACCATGGCACCGGCTGGTGCCGCATGGAGTTCATCGTTCCCGCCCGTGGCCTGATCGGCTTCCGCACCAAGTTCCTCACGGACACCCGCGGCGCCGGCATCGCCGCTTCCATCGCCGAGGGCTACGAGCCCTGGGCCGGTCCCATCGAATACCGCACCAACGGTTCCATGGTGGCCGACCGTGCCGGTGTGGTGACCCCGTTCGCCATGATCAACCTGCAGGAGCGCGGTTCCTTCTTCGTCAAGCCGACCTCCGAGGTTTACGAAGGCATGATCGTGGGCGAAAACTCCCGCGCAGACGACATGGACGTCAACATCACGAAGGAAAAGAAGCTCACCAACATGCGTGCGGCTTCCTCCGACAGCTTCGAGAACCTCACGCCCCCGCGCGAGCTCACCCTCGAAGAGTCCCTCGAATTCGCCCGTGAAGACGAGTGCGTCGAGGTCACGCCGGAGGACATCCGCATCCGCAAGGTCATCCTCGACTCCAACGAGCGTGCCAAGGCCAACCGCGCCCGCGCCAAGGCATAA
- a CDS encoding helix-turn-helix domain-containing protein, which translates to MNHPPESDDADLVAKGRALSSPLRLRILRLCLHQSRTNKEIAELLGLNPASSLHHVRTLVRTGFLLAEERRKGRRGATEVPYIASRKSWSTPVDNVSPILIETFLQETRDLPPEDIEVWRLGVKFNAARREEMLGKLRAVVEEYMALPADDDGEATSLMIAHHRDPTAD; encoded by the coding sequence ATGAACCACCCGCCGGAGAGCGACGACGCGGACCTGGTGGCCAAGGGCCGCGCGCTGAGTTCCCCGCTGCGGCTGAGGATTCTTCGGCTGTGCCTGCACCAGTCGCGGACCAACAAGGAAATCGCCGAGCTGCTCGGCCTCAATCCAGCCTCCAGCCTCCACCACGTCCGGACCCTGGTGCGGACCGGCTTCCTGCTGGCGGAGGAACGCCGGAAGGGCCGGCGCGGCGCCACGGAGGTGCCCTACATCGCCAGCCGCAAGTCGTGGAGCACACCCGTGGACAATGTCTCGCCGATCCTCATCGAGACGTTCCTTCAGGAGACCCGGGACCTGCCGCCTGAGGACATCGAGGTGTGGCGGCTGGGCGTGAAGTTCAACGCCGCCCGGCGGGAGGAAATGCTGGGCAAGCTCCGCGCTGTCGTCGAAGAGTACATGGCACTTCCCGCAGACGACGACGGCGAGGCCACCTCACTGATGATTGCCCACCACCGGGACCCGACGGCTGACTAG
- a CDS encoding citrate synthase has protein sequence MTETTSATLRHAGGELELPRIKVVEGNEGYDVSKLLKQTGAVAFDPGFMNTAATTSAITYIDGDAGILRYRGYPIEQLAQHSNFLEVSYLLIYGNLPTPTELEDFDQKIRRHTLLHEELKGFFGGFPRDAHPMPVLSSAVSALSTFYQDSLDPFNDEQVEVSTIRLMAKLPVIAAYAHKKSIGQPMLYPDNSMNLVENFLRLSFGLPAEQYELDPVVVKALDLLLILHADHEQNCSTSTVRLVGSSNANLFASVSAGINALFGPAHGGANEAVLKMLRQIQADGVKPEDYMEKVKNKEDGVRLMGFGHRVYKNYDPRAKIIKATAHEVLSKLGGHDELLDIAMRLEEKALGDDYFIQRKLYPNVDFYTGLIYKAMGFPEKMFTVLFAIGRLPGWIAQWREMINDPNTKIGRPRQLYTGEPERQYPAR, from the coding sequence ATGACTGAGACCACCAGCGCAACCCTGCGCCACGCAGGCGGCGAGCTCGAGCTCCCGCGCATCAAAGTTGTTGAGGGAAACGAAGGCTACGACGTTTCCAAGCTACTGAAGCAGACCGGCGCCGTTGCCTTTGACCCCGGCTTCATGAACACGGCCGCCACCACGTCGGCCATCACCTACATCGACGGCGACGCAGGCATCCTGCGGTACCGCGGCTACCCGATCGAGCAGCTGGCCCAGCACTCCAACTTCCTGGAGGTCTCGTACCTGCTGATCTACGGCAACCTCCCGACGCCGACCGAGCTGGAAGACTTCGACCAGAAGATCCGCCGCCACACCCTGCTGCACGAGGAGCTCAAGGGCTTCTTCGGCGGCTTCCCCCGCGACGCGCACCCGATGCCCGTGCTGTCCTCGGCCGTGTCCGCGCTGTCCACGTTCTACCAGGACTCGCTGGACCCGTTCAATGACGAGCAGGTGGAGGTTTCCACCATCCGCCTCATGGCGAAGCTGCCGGTCATTGCGGCCTACGCGCACAAGAAGTCGATCGGGCAGCCGATGCTGTACCCGGACAACTCCATGAACCTCGTGGAGAACTTCCTGCGCCTGAGCTTCGGCCTGCCGGCCGAGCAGTACGAGCTGGACCCGGTAGTGGTCAAGGCCCTGGACCTGCTCCTCATCCTGCACGCGGACCACGAGCAGAACTGCTCCACGTCCACGGTGCGCCTGGTGGGCTCCTCCAACGCCAACCTCTTCGCGTCCGTGTCAGCCGGCATCAACGCCCTGTTCGGCCCCGCCCACGGCGGCGCCAACGAGGCCGTCCTGAAGATGCTCCGCCAGATCCAGGCCGACGGCGTCAAGCCCGAGGACTACATGGAGAAGGTCAAGAACAAGGAAGACGGCGTCCGCCTGATGGGCTTCGGCCACCGGGTCTACAAGAACTACGACCCCCGCGCCAAGATCATCAAGGCCACCGCGCACGAGGTCCTCAGCAAACTCGGCGGCCACGACGAGCTCCTGGACATCGCTATGCGGCTGGAGGAGAAGGCCCTCGGCGACGACTACTTCATCCAGCGCAAGCTGTACCCGAACGTGGACTTCTACACCGGCCTGATCTACAAGGCCATGGGCTTCCCGGAGAAGATGTTCACCGTGCTGTTCGCCATCGGCCGCCTGCCGGGCTGGATTGCCCAGTGGCGCGAAATGATCAACGATCCCAACACCAAGATCGGCCGTCCGCGGCAGCTCTACACAGGAGAGCCCGAGCGGCAGTACCCCGCCCGCTAA
- a CDS encoding TetR/AcrR family transcriptional regulator yields the protein MPKIVDAAQRRQEIVGAVCRIIATDGLERASLREVAEEAGLAVGSVRHYFDSSDDLLAYSFAAVSDRLLARLHTALTGLGPAADEPDTSGAVLTLLGEFLPLDEERALDACAWLAFRNAARIRPFLAAEADRSHRAVAAVVGQVITRLLHEDHATGADAGPQLVTAAEHLLATLDGLAMHALLQPGWMSPEMCRDVLESHIEGLRRRVGASH from the coding sequence ATGCCGAAAATCGTGGACGCCGCGCAGCGCCGACAGGAGATCGTTGGCGCCGTGTGCAGGATCATCGCCACGGACGGCCTGGAACGCGCGTCACTGCGGGAGGTGGCGGAGGAGGCAGGCCTGGCGGTGGGCTCCGTGCGGCACTACTTCGACAGCAGCGATGACCTGCTCGCCTACTCGTTTGCGGCGGTTTCGGACCGCCTCCTGGCGCGCCTTCATACTGCGCTTACCGGGCTCGGGCCCGCAGCCGATGAACCGGACACGAGCGGGGCGGTATTAACACTCCTGGGCGAATTCCTGCCCCTGGACGAGGAACGCGCCCTGGACGCGTGCGCCTGGCTGGCGTTCAGGAACGCGGCGAGGATCCGGCCCTTCCTCGCCGCCGAGGCAGACAGGAGCCACCGGGCCGTGGCCGCCGTCGTCGGCCAGGTGATCACCCGGCTCCTGCACGAGGACCATGCCACCGGGGCCGATGCCGGGCCGCAGCTGGTGACGGCGGCCGAACACCTGCTGGCGACCCTGGACGGGCTGGCCATGCACGCCCTGCTGCAGCCGGGCTGGATGTCCCCGGAAATGTGCCGTGACGTGCTCGAATCCCACATCGAGGGGCTCCGCAGGAGGGTCGGTGCCAGCCATTAA
- the fdxA gene encoding ferredoxin: MTYVIAQPCVDVKDKACIEECPVDCIYEGERSLYIHPDECVDCGACEPVCPVEAIYYEDDTPEEWADYYKANVEFFDDLGSPGGAAKVGNTGKDHPMIAALPPQNQDH; the protein is encoded by the coding sequence GTGACGTACGTAATCGCGCAGCCGTGTGTAGATGTCAAGGACAAGGCATGCATTGAGGAGTGCCCCGTCGATTGCATCTACGAAGGCGAACGCTCCCTCTATATCCATCCCGATGAGTGCGTCGACTGCGGTGCCTGCGAGCCCGTCTGCCCGGTGGAGGCCATTTACTACGAGGATGACACCCCTGAGGAATGGGCCGACTACTACAAGGCGAACGTCGAGTTCTTTGACGACCTTGGCTCCCCGGGTGGCGCCGCCAAGGTGGGCAACACCGGCAAGGACCACCCGATGATTGCAGCGCTCCCGCCGCAGAACCAGGACCACTGA
- the dapC gene encoding succinyldiaminopimelate transaminase encodes MTTAVRSFGLSLPDYPWEAMAPYLAKAAEHPGGAVNLSIGTPVDPTPPVIQDALKAAADAPGYPTVHGTPALREAIAGWFGRRRGVEGLDPRAVMPTVGSKELVAWLPFLLGLKPGDVVVRPTVAYPTYDIGATFAGATAVAADDLDELDAATRAKVRLVWINSPGNPTGSVRDAASLKKIVDQAREIGALVASDECYAELGWGEWDLQRGGQAVPSILDPRVAGASHDGLLAVYSLSKQSNLAGYRAAFVAGDAALMANLVNSRKHAGMILPYPVQEAMRVALGDDTHVLAQKDLYRGRRERLLPALESFGLTLHESAAGLYLWCTAGEATWDTVARLAERGIVVGPGVFYGDAGHGYVRVALTGTDERIDAAVARLA; translated from the coding sequence GTGACTACAGCTGTGCGCAGTTTCGGCCTTAGCCTGCCCGACTACCCGTGGGAAGCGATGGCGCCGTACCTCGCGAAAGCGGCTGAACACCCCGGCGGTGCGGTGAACCTGTCCATCGGCACGCCCGTGGACCCGACGCCGCCGGTCATCCAGGACGCCCTTAAGGCGGCCGCGGATGCTCCCGGTTACCCCACCGTCCACGGCACGCCCGCGCTCCGGGAAGCCATCGCCGGGTGGTTCGGCCGCCGCCGCGGAGTGGAAGGGCTCGATCCCCGCGCCGTCATGCCGACCGTGGGTTCCAAGGAACTCGTGGCGTGGCTGCCGTTCCTGCTGGGCCTCAAGCCGGGCGACGTCGTCGTCCGGCCTACCGTCGCCTACCCCACCTACGACATCGGGGCCACGTTCGCCGGGGCCACGGCGGTGGCGGCTGATGACCTCGACGAACTGGACGCGGCCACCCGGGCCAAGGTCCGCCTGGTCTGGATCAACTCCCCGGGCAACCCCACCGGCAGCGTCCGGGACGCCGCATCCCTGAAGAAGATTGTGGACCAGGCCCGCGAAATCGGCGCGCTGGTGGCGTCCGACGAGTGCTATGCCGAGCTTGGCTGGGGGGAGTGGGACCTGCAGCGCGGCGGGCAGGCTGTTCCGAGCATCCTCGATCCGCGCGTCGCCGGTGCGTCCCACGACGGGCTCCTCGCCGTGTACTCGCTGAGCAAGCAGTCCAACCTGGCCGGCTACCGGGCGGCCTTCGTCGCGGGGGATGCGGCCCTCATGGCCAACCTCGTCAACAGCCGCAAGCATGCTGGCATGATCCTGCCGTACCCGGTGCAGGAAGCCATGCGTGTGGCCCTGGGCGACGACACGCACGTCCTGGCGCAGAAGGACCTGTACCGCGGACGGCGGGAGCGGCTCCTGCCGGCGCTCGAGTCCTTCGGGCTGACGCTGCACGAGTCGGCTGCCGGCCTGTATCTGTGGTGCACCGCGGGCGAAGCCACCTGGGACACCGTGGCACGCCTCGCGGAGCGGGGGATCGTGGTGGGTCCGGGCGTGTTTTACGGCGACGCAGGGCACGGTTATGTGCGCGTGGCCCTCACCGGAACCGACGAACGGATCGACGCCGCGGTGGCCCGCCTGGCCTAG
- a CDS encoding SGNH/GDSL hydrolase family protein, translating into MLQASTRALLIGPVIAASVFLTGCGAAMEPASGAGSAAPRAAAPVAAPGEAVAAGSAVVSDLGAAVDPASLPAGALYRNPANGRDEVIVGNIADTALLIGDSQSEPQASWPRRALTGLGYDVFFCGKGGTGFVASNGTTGNYVDALQRGDWHLPYGFPPLVLIEGGGNDAKQGASNEQISANADRLITTIKQRYPGAKLAMVGTLGKGADHGGARRAEVDALLGTVAADHGIPFVSVGDWLTRYGLESQLKDSVHMNGEGHRALGALLGDRLAKLGLRLS; encoded by the coding sequence ATGTTACAAGCCTCGACGCGGGCCCTCCTGATTGGCCCGGTCATCGCCGCCAGCGTATTTTTGACGGGCTGCGGCGCAGCAATGGAACCGGCGTCCGGTGCCGGATCGGCGGCGCCTCGTGCCGCCGCCCCGGTGGCCGCCCCCGGTGAGGCCGTGGCCGCCGGTTCGGCGGTCGTGAGCGATCTGGGGGCTGCCGTCGACCCCGCCAGCCTTCCGGCAGGAGCGCTGTACCGCAATCCGGCCAACGGTCGGGACGAGGTAATCGTGGGCAACATTGCCGACACCGCGCTGCTGATCGGCGACTCGCAGTCCGAGCCGCAGGCCAGCTGGCCGCGCCGGGCCCTCACGGGGCTGGGCTATGACGTCTTCTTCTGCGGCAAGGGCGGCACCGGCTTCGTCGCCTCCAACGGCACCACGGGCAACTACGTCGATGCCCTGCAGCGCGGCGACTGGCACCTGCCCTACGGCTTCCCTCCGCTGGTGCTCATCGAAGGCGGCGGAAACGACGCCAAGCAAGGGGCGAGCAACGAGCAGATCTCGGCCAACGCAGACCGGCTTATCACGACGATCAAACAGCGGTACCCGGGCGCGAAGCTGGCCATGGTGGGAACGCTGGGCAAGGGCGCGGATCACGGCGGCGCACGGCGCGCCGAGGTTGACGCCCTGCTGGGGACTGTCGCCGCAGACCACGGCATTCCGTTTGTCAGCGTCGGGGACTGGCTCACCCGCTACGGGCTGGAGTCGCAGCTCAAGGACAGCGTCCACATGAACGGCGAGGGGCACCGCGCCCTGGGTGCGCTGCTGGGTGACAGGCTCGCGAAGCTGGGGCTGCGTCTTTCCTAG
- the dapE gene encoding succinyl-diaminopimelate desuccinylase, with the protein MVIAETAPVTLDLRQDVALLTSALIDINSVSGNERELADAVESALRQLPGLELVRDGDSIIARTNLGRSERVILAGHLDTVPLPVTQDSLGTVPSTWPSGVPGDGVLYGRGATDMKGGVAVQLALAASMFDGGAEPGKDVTFVFYDHEEVEAVKSGLGRLVRNHGGLLGGDFAILLEPTDGTVEGGCNGTMRFHATTSGEAAHSARAWMGRNAIHAAAPILERLAAYSPQTVTVDGLDYRESLNAVKIHGGTAGNVIPDRCVVEINYRFAPDKTPDEAEAHVRALLDGFDVVRTDSAAGARPGLNHPAAASFVAAVGGEPKPKYGWTDVARFSELGIPAVNFGPGDALLAHKDNEHVEAEAIRTCLRALQTWLS; encoded by the coding sequence ATGGTGATTGCCGAAACAGCCCCCGTAACCCTAGACCTGCGCCAGGATGTGGCACTGCTGACCTCCGCGCTGATCGACATCAACAGCGTCTCCGGGAATGAGCGCGAGCTGGCCGATGCCGTCGAGTCCGCACTCCGCCAGCTGCCCGGCCTCGAACTGGTACGTGACGGCGACTCCATCATCGCCCGGACCAACCTCGGCCGAAGCGAGCGGGTCATTCTGGCAGGCCACCTGGACACCGTGCCGCTGCCGGTCACGCAAGACTCGCTGGGAACGGTGCCGTCCACCTGGCCGTCCGGCGTCCCTGGCGACGGCGTTCTGTACGGCCGCGGCGCCACGGACATGAAGGGCGGCGTTGCGGTCCAGCTGGCACTGGCGGCTTCAATGTTCGACGGCGGCGCGGAACCGGGCAAGGACGTCACCTTTGTGTTTTACGACCATGAGGAGGTGGAGGCCGTCAAGAGCGGGCTGGGCAGGCTGGTGCGGAACCACGGCGGGCTCCTCGGCGGCGACTTTGCCATCCTCCTTGAACCGACCGACGGCACCGTGGAGGGCGGCTGCAACGGCACCATGCGGTTCCACGCCACCACCTCGGGCGAGGCTGCACACTCGGCGCGGGCCTGGATGGGCCGCAACGCGATCCACGCCGCCGCGCCCATCCTGGAACGGCTCGCGGCGTACAGCCCGCAGACCGTGACCGTGGACGGACTGGACTACCGCGAAAGCCTGAACGCAGTGAAGATCCACGGCGGTACCGCGGGCAACGTCATCCCGGACCGCTGTGTCGTGGAGATCAACTACCGCTTCGCCCCGGACAAGACCCCCGATGAGGCGGAGGCGCACGTTCGCGCTCTGTTGGACGGGTTCGACGTGGTCCGTACGGACAGCGCTGCCGGCGCGCGGCCGGGACTGAACCACCCTGCCGCCGCGTCCTTCGTGGCCGCCGTGGGCGGCGAGCCGAAACCCAAATACGGCTGGACCGACGTCGCCCGCTTCAGCGAACTGGGCATCCCGGCCGTGAACTTCGGGCCCGGGGACGCGCTCCTGGCGCACAAGGACAACGAGCACGTGGAGGCCGAAGCCATCCGCACCTGCCTGCGGGCGCTGCAGACGTGGCTGTCCTGA
- the dapD gene encoding 2,3,4,5-tetrahydropyridine-2,6-dicarboxylate N-succinyltransferase — protein sequence MTETASSAVPAAQTLSDGSRSAYGFGVATIATRNGEATVLDAWFPAPALGVAAESLRAVENADETLTDIAAVGTDADRGTEQKVVFVQINLDEAPADTADAYLRLHLLSHRLVQPNSINLDGIFGKLPNVVWTNFGPCAVDGFELTRAKLRKRGAVTVYGVDKFPRMVDYVVPAGVRIADADRVRLGAHLAEGTTVMHEGFVNFNAGTLGTSMVEGRISAGVVAGDGTDVGGGASIMGTLSGGGKEKVSLGQRVLLGANSGVGISIGDDSVVEAGLYVTAGTRVRLAGPKDADGEDTSKIVKAVELSGVPNLLFRRNSTTGEVEVLPRQGQTVELNDALHAN from the coding sequence ATGACTGAAACCGCTTCTTCCGCCGTGCCCGCTGCCCAGACACTGTCCGACGGCTCCCGTTCGGCCTATGGATTCGGCGTAGCCACCATCGCCACGCGGAACGGCGAAGCCACCGTGCTGGATGCCTGGTTCCCCGCTCCCGCCCTCGGTGTGGCCGCCGAAAGCCTCCGCGCCGTGGAAAACGCCGACGAAACCCTGACGGACATCGCGGCCGTCGGCACTGACGCCGACCGCGGGACAGAGCAGAAGGTGGTGTTCGTCCAGATCAACCTGGACGAAGCTCCGGCCGACACCGCCGACGCCTACCTGCGCCTGCACCTCCTCTCGCACCGCCTGGTCCAGCCCAACAGCATCAACCTTGACGGCATCTTCGGCAAGCTTCCCAACGTCGTCTGGACCAACTTCGGCCCGTGCGCCGTGGACGGGTTCGAACTGACCCGCGCCAAGCTCCGCAAGCGCGGCGCCGTCACCGTCTACGGCGTGGACAAGTTCCCGCGCATGGTGGACTATGTCGTCCCGGCGGGCGTCCGCATTGCCGACGCCGACCGCGTCCGGCTGGGTGCCCACCTCGCCGAGGGCACCACCGTCATGCACGAGGGCTTCGTGAACTTCAACGCCGGCACCCTGGGGACCTCCATGGTTGAGGGCCGCATTTCCGCCGGCGTGGTGGCCGGCGACGGCACCGACGTCGGCGGCGGCGCCTCGATCATGGGCACCCTCTCCGGCGGCGGCAAGGAAAAGGTATCCCTGGGCCAGCGCGTCCTGCTGGGTGCCAACTCCGGCGTCGGCATCAGCATCGGGGACGACTCCGTGGTGGAGGCAGGGCTGTACGTCACGGCCGGCACCCGCGTCCGGCTTGCCGGCCCCAAGGACGCCGACGGCGAGGACACCAGCAAGATCGTCAAGGCCGTGGAGCTGTCCGGCGTGCCGAACCTGCTCTTCCGCCGCAACTCCACCACAGGTGAGGTTGAAGTCCTGCCCCGCCAGGGCCAGACCGTGGAACTGAACGACGCCCTCCACGCCAACTGA
- a CDS encoding MFS transporter produces the protein MNAEPTAAEPTARPLWRDRNFSTFWAGQALGQFGAQLGQLALPVLAVTMLHASEFEVGVLNAAGLAAFLAVGLPAGAWVDRWRKRRTMISADLLRMAAMATVPILWWSGSLEIWHLFLVAGIVGTATVFFDVAYQSYVPVLVASPQVREANSKLEATAQIARIGGPAAGGALLAVVSAPVLFVGEAAGYLLSAVFLARTRDSEARVPAAGRRPLPVEIREGISFVVRHPLISRIAACTGGMNFSGMLIYTLMPLLVLRSLGLGPQGMGLIMSVGAAGGLLGAVAAPRLAARIGEGTVIPVCALVSSVFLLLVPFAGVVSEPGVSLALLLISEFGFGFSILVYNIMQLTMRQRVCPPRLLGRMNASIRFAVWGVMPLAALASGYLGAHLGLVPTMLIGAAGSFLATAPVLFSPLRRMRTLPDGAPEHAAVDDGALEEKDRA, from the coding sequence GTGAATGCCGAACCCACTGCCGCGGAGCCAACAGCAAGGCCGCTGTGGCGGGACCGTAACTTTTCCACCTTTTGGGCCGGACAGGCCTTGGGACAGTTCGGTGCGCAGCTGGGCCAGCTCGCGTTGCCGGTGCTGGCCGTCACCATGCTCCACGCCTCGGAATTCGAGGTGGGCGTGCTGAACGCCGCAGGTCTGGCGGCGTTCCTGGCAGTCGGTCTGCCGGCGGGGGCCTGGGTGGACCGCTGGCGGAAGCGCAGGACCATGATCTCCGCCGATCTGCTGCGGATGGCCGCCATGGCCACGGTGCCGATCCTGTGGTGGAGCGGCAGCCTGGAAATCTGGCATCTCTTTCTGGTCGCGGGGATCGTGGGGACGGCCACGGTGTTCTTCGACGTCGCATACCAGAGTTACGTGCCGGTCCTGGTGGCATCCCCGCAAGTGCGCGAGGCCAACTCAAAGCTTGAAGCGACGGCCCAGATCGCACGCATCGGCGGACCCGCTGCCGGCGGTGCACTGCTGGCGGTCGTGTCGGCTCCCGTGCTTTTCGTGGGCGAAGCCGCAGGTTATCTGCTCTCCGCGGTATTCCTTGCCCGTACCCGCGACTCAGAGGCACGTGTGCCGGCGGCCGGACGGCGCCCCCTTCCGGTCGAAATACGGGAAGGCATCTCGTTTGTTGTCCGGCATCCGCTTATCAGCCGCATCGCGGCCTGCACCGGCGGAATGAACTTTTCCGGCATGCTGATCTATACACTGATGCCGCTGCTCGTGCTGCGCAGCCTCGGGCTGGGGCCGCAGGGCATGGGCCTCATCATGAGCGTGGGTGCAGCAGGCGGGCTGCTGGGCGCAGTGGCGGCGCCGCGGCTCGCCGCCCGGATCGGCGAGGGTACCGTGATTCCCGTGTGCGCCCTGGTCAGTTCGGTCTTTCTGCTGCTGGTGCCGTTCGCGGGCGTCGTGTCCGAACCCGGAGTCTCACTGGCCCTGCTGCTGATCTCGGAGTTCGGGTTTGGCTTCAGCATCCTGGTGTACAACATCATGCAGCTCACCATGCGCCAGCGGGTTTGCCCGCCACGGCTGCTCGGCCGCATGAACGCGTCCATCCGGTTTGCGGTGTGGGGCGTGATGCCGCTGGCAGCCTTGGCATCCGGGTACCTGGGCGCACACCTTGGCCTGGTGCCCACCATGCTGATCGGAGCGGCCGGCAGCTTCCTGGCCACCGCTCCGGTCCTGTTTTCGCCGTTGCGGAGGATGCGTACTCTTCCGGACGGGGCGCCGGAACACGCTGCCGTGGATGACGGGGCGCTGGAGGAAAAGGACAGGGCCTAG
- a CDS encoding putative acetyltransferase has translation MSPTPPTPRQFLATAPPGTRVVVRYRLDGGFTDALGDLLECGESECTVRTRTSDVGIPLDRVVAAKQVPPAPPRRGSRRTPPASD, from the coding sequence GTGAGTCCGACACCACCAACACCCCGGCAGTTCCTGGCCACGGCCCCGCCCGGAACACGCGTGGTGGTGCGCTACAGGCTCGACGGCGGCTTTACGGACGCGCTGGGAGACCTCCTGGAGTGCGGCGAAAGTGAATGCACCGTCAGGACCCGGACTTCCGACGTCGGCATTCCCCTTGACAGGGTGGTGGCCGCCAAACAGGTGCCGCCGGCACCTCCGCGCCGTGGTTCACGGCGGACGCCGCCGGCCTCGGACTGA